The DNA region GCTCGCCGCGATGACGCGCTTTGCGACGGACGTGCGCTCGGGCGCGTTCACGGGGCAGGGCGGCGCGATCACCGATGTGGTCAATATCGGCATCGGCGGCTCCGATCTCGGCCCGGTCATGGCCGTGGCCGCGCTCGCGCCGTTCCATGACGGCCCGCGGACGCATTTCGTAAGCAACGTGGACGGGGCTCACATCTCCGACATCCTCGCGCCGCTCGACCCGGCGACGACCCTCGTGATCGTGGCATCGAAGACCTTCACCACCATCGAGACCATGACCAATGCCGCCACCGCGCGGGACTGGATGTCGACATCCGTCTCCGATCCCGGTGCGCAATTCGCGGCGCTCTCCTCCAACGCGGAAAAGACCGCGGAATGGGGGATCGCGCCCGAGCGTGTCTTCGGCTTTGAGGATTGGGTGGGCGGCCGCTACTCGCTCTGGGGGCCCATCGGGCTCTCGATCATGCTGGCCGTGGGGCCGGAGGATTTCGCGGAGCTGCTCGCGGGCGGCGCGGCCATGGACACGCATTTCAGGGAGGCCGAGGGCGCGGGGAACCTGCCGCTCATGCTCGCGCTCGTGGGCCTCTGGCACAATCAGGGCTGCGGCCATGCCACCCGTGCCGTGCTGCCCTATGATCAGCGGCTGCTCCGGCTTCCGGCCTATCTGCAGCAGCTCGAGATGGAATCGAACGGGAAAGGCGTGGCCATGGATGGCACTTCGCTCCCCTACAATTCGGGGCCCGTGGTCTGGGGCGAGCCCGGCACCAACGGGCAGCACGCCTTCTACCAGCTCATCCATCAGGGCACGCGCGTGATCCCCTGCGAATTCATCGTCGCGCGAGAGGGCCACGAGCCGGACCTCGCGCATCAGCACCGTTTGCTGCAGGCCAACTGCCTCGCGCAGTCCGAGGCGCTCATGCGCGGCCGGAGCCTCTCGGAAGCACGCGAAAAGGTTGCGGGGAAGTTCGAGGGCGACGAGCTCGAGCGCCAGGCCCGGCACCGCGTCTTCCCGGGCAACCGCCCCTCCACGACGCTCTGCATTCCGAAGCTCACGCCCTTCACACTGGGCCAGATCATCGCGCTCTACGAGCACCGCGTCTTCGTGGAGGGGGTGATCCTCGGGATCAACAGCTTCGACCAGTGGGGTGTGGAGCTGGGCAAGGAGCTCGCCACCGCCCTCGGCCCGATCATGGACGGCGAGGAGAAAGCCGACGGCAAAGACCCGTCGACGCAGGCGCTTGTCCGCTATCTGCGCGGCTAGGCGGCCTCGGCCCCGTCGCGTGTGATGAATGTCTCGCGCACGGCGGCGGGGATGGGCGCCTTCTGGCCGTCATCGGTGAGCCACACGAGCACCGCCCAGCCGGTCGCGCGGCAGCGCCCGCCGGCCCAGACCGCGTAATCCATCCGAAACGAGCTCTGGCGCAGCGAGGCCGTGCGCCCGGTGATGACGTAGTCCTGGCCGAGCGTCATCTCGGCGAGGAAATCCATCCCGATCTGACGGAGCACGATGCGTGGGAACTGCCCCCGGTAATCGGCCACGCCATACTCCCGGAAATAGCTGATGCGAAAATTCTCGAGCCAGCGCAGATAGGTGGTGTTGTTGACATGGGCGAGCACGTCGAGCTCTCCGAAGCGGACACGGTCGGCGATGCCGAAGCCCCAGGGCGCGGGAATGGAAAGCGCGCGGAGCGTGTCTTCGTCGAGCGGTGTCTGGAAGTGCAGGTCGGTCATGCTTGGTCTCCGGGATGCGGGCTAGGGGCTTGGGCAGGCGGTGTCAAACATGCGCGTCGGGCGGTGCGGTTCGCCAAGTGCCCAAGAGCGCGGCAGGA from Pseudomonadota bacterium includes:
- the pgi gene encoding glucose-6-phosphate isomerase gives rise to the protein MKFDALQRKAAAVKDRAILDLFDGDRAADFSLEADGLLFDYAKTNIDAETREMLLSLAAPVAEARDAMFSGAKINEMEGRAVLHAALRSHDRPVMVDGQDVIPGVKDTLAAMTRFATDVRSGAFTGQGGAITDVVNIGIGGSDLGPVMAVAALAPFHDGPRTHFVSNVDGAHISDILAPLDPATTLVIVASKTFTTIETMTNAATARDWMSTSVSDPGAQFAALSSNAEKTAEWGIAPERVFGFEDWVGGRYSLWGPIGLSIMLAVGPEDFAELLAGGAAMDTHFREAEGAGNLPLMLALVGLWHNQGCGHATRAVLPYDQRLLRLPAYLQQLEMESNGKGVAMDGTSLPYNSGPVVWGEPGTNGQHAFYQLIHQGTRVIPCEFIVAREGHEPDLAHQHRLLQANCLAQSEALMRGRSLSEAREKVAGKFEGDELERQARHRVFPGNRPSTTLCIPKLTPFTLGQIIALYEHRVFVEGVILGINSFDQWGVELGKELATALGPIMDGEEKADGKDPSTQALVRYLRG
- a CDS encoding thioesterase family protein, with the protein product MTDLHFQTPLDEDTLRALSIPAPWGFGIADRVRFGELDVLAHVNNTTYLRWLENFRISYFREYGVADYRGQFPRIVLRQIGMDFLAEMTLGQDYVITGRTASLRQSSFRMDYAVWAGGRCRATGWAVLVWLTDDGQKAPIPAAVRETFITRDGAEAA